Proteins from a genomic interval of Zingiber officinale cultivar Zhangliang chromosome 2A, Zo_v1.1, whole genome shotgun sequence:
- the LOC122042251 gene encoding multiple organellar RNA editing factor 1, mitochondrial-like — protein sequence MAQAALRLRRAVAFSPSLMRGPRSFSSVSASRSLSTVLYSSTASPASFANSSLRPDYPFAQRRFFRSSMALGSSHPGGGMDSKISPDEILFEGCDYNHWLITMDFPKDPAPTREEMIETYIQTLAKVVGSVEEAKKRMYALSTTTYHGFQAVMTEEMSEKFRGLPGVVFILPDSYIDPVNKEYGGDKYENGVITPRPPPIQYGTQGRLRNQNRSERPNYNRPPPHGNPPSGQQGSFQGDGWNRAPQQSYNPSGQYGRGYDTPGTGNFAPRNDFGQGEHQNYARSAVREGNQGGFRGATPPYQRNFGGGDRANYAPSEQRNSIRGPGGPGGENTHRSSSDYGFNQEYRQGGVPGNHLDYRQGVNPGYGGENKRGAGFDGDYKQGSASAYEQDYPASNQQGSWQERQ from the exons ATGGCGCAAGCTGCTCTCCGCCTCCGCCGGGCCGTCGCCTTCTCGCCCTCCTTGATGAGAGGTCCTCGCTCTTTCTCATCAGTATCTGCCTCTCGTTCTCTGTCGACGGTTCTCTACTCCTCCACCGCATCTCCAGCCTCCTTCGCGAACTCGAGCCTCCGACCGGACTACCCCTTCGCGCAACGTCGCTTCTTTCGCTCGTCGATGGCGCTTGGAAGCAGCCATCCTGGCGGAGGAATGGACAGCAAGATCTCGCCGGACGAGATTCTCTTTGAGGGATGCGACTACAACCACTGGCTGATCACCATGGATTTCCCAAAGGACCCCGCCCCAACTCGCGAAGAGATGATCGAGACATACATCCAGACGCTGGCCAAGGTTGTTGGAAG CGTGGAGGAAGCTAAGAAGAGAATGTATGCCTTAAGCACCACGACTTATCATGGTTTTCAGGCTGTAATGACAGAAGAAATGTCGGAGAAGTTTAGAG GTTTGCCCGGTGTTGTCTTCATTTTGCCTGACTCATATATTGATCCTGTCAATAAGGAATATGGAG gtgaCAAGTATGAAAATGGTGTTATTACTCCAAGGCCTCCTCCAATTCAATATGGAACGCAAGGTAGATTACGGAATCAAAACAGAAGTGAACGACCAAATTATAACAGGCCACCGCCACATGGAAATCCGCCAAGTGGGCAACAGGGTTCATTTCAAGGCGATGGGTGGAACAGGGCCCCCCAGCAGAGTTATAATCCATCTGGACAATATGGAAGGGGTTATGATACTCCTGGTACTGGAAATTTTGCTCCGAGGAATGACTTTGGACAAGGAGAACATCAAAACTATGCACGGTCAGCAGTAAGAGAAGGTAATCAAGGAGGGTTTAGGGGTGCAACACCTCCATATCAGAGAAACTTTGGTGGAGGAGATCGTGCAAATTATGCCCCTTCGGAGCAGAGGAACTCCATACGTGGTCCTGGAGGACCCGGAGGGGAAAATACACATAGAAGCTCTTCTGATTATGGTTTTAATCAAGAATATAGGCAGGGAGGAGTGCCTGGTAATCATTTGGATTACAGACAAGGTGTGAATCCTGGTTATGGTGGAGAAAACAAGAGGGGAGCTGGTTTTGATGGTGATTACAAACAAGGATCAGCTTCGGCCTATGAGCAAGATTATCCTGCATCTAATCAGCAAGGTTCCTGGCAG